A segment of the Candidatus Bathyarchaeota archaeon genome:
GCGCCAAAATCGCCCTTTAGGGCTTGCCTGAAGAGTTCTCTGCCTCTTTGGTGATTGTTGTCAACGCCGTTGTTTAATGCAACAAAAATGCCTGTGTCAACAAAAACAGCCATAACCGTCCCTCAACCGTAGAGTGTTTCGTCGATTTTTTGCGACGCGTCTTTTACGCCCCAGTTTTTGGGTTTTTCAAGTAATTGCCAGGCGGGGTCTTCTTCTAGGGGTGGGAGCTCTTGGAAATGCGTCATGAACTGTTCTTCGTCTTCGAGAGCGTGGTCGATCATTGCGCCGACGGCTTCTTGGATGGTTACTTTTTTGCCGGAGTGGAGTAGGAGTTTGGCGAGGAAGCGGTCGAGTTTTTGTTTTTTGGATTCGTCAATTTTGATTGTAAGTGTCATAGTAGAAAAGTGTAATATTACACTAAAAAATTTTGTGGCGAAATCGCCCAACAACACCGCGGCAACCAAAAAAGACAACCCAAAGCCTACAAGCCCCCCAAAACCAGTCGGCTAACAACAGCCGCCCCAGAAGCAAAAACAGCTGCAGACGCCTCCAACCAAAAACTCCGCACCTGCGCAGCCGCCTTAACGGGTCTTCAGTGAACGCACATCCAAAAGGCAGGTTACTGTGCATCTGTGAAGCCTATAAATAGAGGGGGGTAGAGTCGCAGCAAGCAACAGACATCAGCCCTTCCCGTAATGAAGAGTCAAAATCAGCTAACATATTTGTGCAGCACACCAAAATTATTAATTCCACCGCCGACACTTCTCTGACTATAACCCAAACAGGTCTAGTCATTAATCATTTGGAGATGCAACGGATTGGTTCATCAAGAATGCATAAACTGCAAAACAGCATATGGCACAGATGAGGTTGTGTATTTCTGCAGAAAATGCGGAGACATCCTCGAAATCAAATATGAAAGCGGCGAATTGGCAGCGGCAGCAAAAACAGGCGACTGGAAAGCAAAGCCGCTTTCGGTGTGGCGCTACCGACCCTTCATGCCCATCCACGAAGCCACCAAACTCGTCACCCTCGGCGAAGGCGGAACAGGCTTGCACCGCAGCCAACGCCTAGGAGACGAACTCGGCGTAAACACCCTATACGTCAAAAACGAAGGCGAAAACCCCACCGGCAGCTTCAAAGACAGAGGCATGACAGTGGGCGTAACCAAAGCCGTTGAACTCGGCGCACGCCACGTAATCTGCGCCTCCACAGGCAACACCAGCGCGGCTCTGGCAGCATACGCGGCACGAGCAGGCATCCGATGCACCGTCCTGATTCCCTCGGGCAAAATCGCCTATGGCAAACTCAGCCAAGCCATGATCCACGGCGCCAAAGTGCTGCAGGTTAAAGGCAACTTTGATGAGGCACTGGAGTTTGTGCTTAAACTCGCCGAAAAACATCAAGACATTTACCTGCTTAACTCCATCAACCCCTTCCGCATCGAAGGCCAAAAATCGCTGGGATACGAAATCTGCGAGCAACTCAACAACCAAGCCCCTGACCGCATCGTCATCCCCGTTGGAAACGCAGGCAACATCAGCGCAGTCTGGAAAGGACTTAAAGAATTCCACCAGCTCGGCTACATCAAAAAGCTGCCCAAAATGACCGGCATCCAAGCCGCAGGCAGCGCACCCATCGCACAAGCCATCAAAGCAGGCAGCGACAAAATCGTCCCCGTCGAGCACCCCGAAACCGTCGCAACCGCCATCCGCATCGGCGCACCAGTCAGCTGGAAAAAAGCAGTCAACGCCATCCGCGAATCAGGCGGAACAGCCGAAACCGTCACCGACGAAGAAATCCTCGACGCCCAAAAAACTTTGGCGCGAATAGAAGGAATCTTTGTGGAACCCGCCTCTGCCTCATCGATTGCTGGCCTCAAAAAACTCGTGAAGCGTGGAGTTATCCTTTCAGACGAGAAGGTGGTCTGCATCACCACTGGGCATGGCCTCAAAGACCCTGACACCGCCATTAAGCAATGCGAGAAACCCGTTGAGGTAGATGCAGAGATGTCAGCGATTGAGGATGCCTTGGGCTTAAAGAGAAACGAGGCTGTTGTGGCTCGGTGAGGTATGCATGAGGATTATTCTGGTCGGATACGGCGTTGTCGGCAAAGGCGTCACCACGATTCTTGCCAAACGCAGCGTCGAGAAAGTCAAGGACTACGGCTTTAACCCCAAAATCGTAGCCATAGCAGACATCGATGGCGCAGTCATCAACCCCCGAGGATTCAGCCC
Coding sequences within it:
- the thrC gene encoding threonine synthase; translated protein: MVHQECINCKTAYGTDEVVYFCRKCGDILEIKYESGELAAAAKTGDWKAKPLSVWRYRPFMPIHEATKLVTLGEGGTGLHRSQRLGDELGVNTLYVKNEGENPTGSFKDRGMTVGVTKAVELGARHVICASTGNTSAALAAYAARAGIRCTVLIPSGKIAYGKLSQAMIHGAKVLQVKGNFDEALEFVLKLAEKHQDIYLLNSINPFRIEGQKSLGYEICEQLNNQAPDRIVIPVGNAGNISAVWKGLKEFHQLGYIKKLPKMTGIQAAGSAPIAQAIKAGSDKIVPVEHPETVATAIRIGAPVSWKKAVNAIRESGGTAETVTDEEILDAQKTLARIEGIFVEPASASSIAGLKKLVKRGVILSDEKVVCITTGHGLKDPDTAIKQCEKPVEVDAEMSAIEDALGLKRNEAVVAR